GCCGCATATCTTGTCACTTTTATTGGACCATGGAAACTTGAACTAGACTGGGGAGGACAAGGCCTTCCATGAGGCCCTCCCCAGCCAGCAGGCCACCGAGAAGTGGACAGACCCAGAGATTAACAAAGACAAGCCCCCTGCTTCCCAGTCCCAGAAAGAAGATCCAAGAACACTGGCTCCTTACTCTAGGCAGCTGGATACTTTAGCCACAGTGATGATACTAAAACGCAAATGAGAACATGTCGCTCCAAACCTCCAACAGCTTCCCAGTTCCCTCAGAGAAAAGCCAGATTTCCGACTCCCTTCggctctctgggctcttccacttCCCCCAGCTCCCCTGCTCAGCCACAGTGGCCTCCTTGTGCATCACACGTGCAGGACACCTCCCCCCTCAAAACTTCTGCATTGCTCCCCCTGCCTGGAAAGCTCTTCTGCCAGATATCAGCATGGCTCTCTCTGCACCCACTGCTGGTCTTGACTTACTGGTCACCTTGGCAacaaggccttccctgaccaccaacATAAAACTGCAGCCCTTCCCAGTAaccccatctccctccccagctccctttCTCCATGGCACTTATGTTAACACCTGACATACTACATATTTTACttgtttgtcttgtttcttgTCTGCCTTCCCCACTAGGATATAAGATCCATGAGGTCAAAGACTTTGATTTGTTCGCTGCTCAGCACCTCAAGACAGTGCCAGGGGCTTAGGAAGTACATGATAAACACAGTTGAATGAATGGGGGAGCATCCTAATATGTGCGTCCCTGCTCCAGAACAAGGAAAGTGCTCAGCATCCTTAAACAAAAAGGAAGGGTCAGGTAAGGCATCTGGAGCGATGCCCCCTATGCTGGTGCCAGGCCGCCCCCTGCCTCACCCAGAGGACAAAGGTACCTCCATGAGCTCATCGATGAACTGATTCCGGGTCTCAGGGTATTCAAGAAGTGTCAGAGCATCTGGGCCCCTAGCAACACCTTTGGGAGCTGCCGGGAAGAGAGAGAAGTGATAAAGTTGCTGAGGACTGGAGAAGGCTCTCAGTTTGAGAAGTCCTGGTGGGTTAATATGGACACAGACACTGCACTAAGGCCACTTCCTGTTCCAACCCAAGTGGGAAGGGTTACCCTTTCCCATTTGTCTCAGCCCTAATCAGGGACTAGTGCCAACCCAAGTCTGTGAGGAGGACCACAGAGCTGAGTTCCGAACAATGGTAAGTTCCTTCACGCTAGTGGGCATGAAGTCTCATCCTGCACTGCCCTCTAGTGGCTCAGATCCCTACTCTCAGCTTGTGGGGAGGGGGGACCAGGTCAGGCCTCAGAGCCTATCAGCCCTCTCGGAACCTCCCAGAGAACAGCTGACCCACATTCAGTATCCAAAAAGTTGAGTTTCTAGATTTAATTTTAAGAACTTCTCTCTATCTGCCTGAACTCACATCATCATGATTTTGAAAAACCAGGTAAATGTCTGAGAAGCCCAATCTTGGTAGTGtactttttctttgcttctagagACACGGGGGCAGGCTCTGccagggctgcagggaggggTGCACTCACCCTGGGTCCCGGCTTCCAGCACGGTGATctgcagagcagcagcagcatctccCCAGTCTATCTCATCACCCCCAGCTTCCTGGGTGGAGAGTAAAGAACCCCAGCAGTGTTGGGAGAACTTTTTCCAGCAAAGGGAGCCAGAATAAACCAAAGCCCTCAAAAGTTCAATGACGGGGCTTctccggtggcgcagtggttaagaatccacctgccaacccaggggacacgggtttgagccctggtccaggaagatcccatgtgtcacagagcaactaaggccgtgcgccacaactactgagcctgcgctctagagcccgtgctccgcaacaagagaagccaccacaatgagaagcccgcgcattgcaacgaagagtagcccccgctcgccgccaactagagaaagcccacgtgcagcaacgaagaaccaacgcagccaaaagtaaataaaatttttaaaaaatcgctctaaaaaaaaaaaattcaatgacaGCACATTGCAGCCCTGATGGAGGGGTCAAAGGTGGCACTATGGGCCCATGCATATAGGCACCAGCTGCCTATATCCCCACACCTGCCCCGAACACCCTAAGAAAGAGGTCAAAACTCTGACACGTCACTCTGGAAACTCTGCCCCACACTGGGCTACACCTGGTCCAAGAACTATGAACTTCATGTGATGTCTTTAAAGACAGAGGCAACACTTTCCTTATCACCAAAGCAGCAAATCACACGAAGTCCTCAGAGAGGTGGACCGAGAGGGCATCCTAACCTTTGAGTCCGATTCCAGGGAGATGCCCCAGTCAATTCCAGCAGCCTGGCCAGAGAGGCCAGAGCCAGCTCCTTCAGATGCCACCTCCACCCCGAAGTCACCCCAGTCAACCTGGAAGGGGGAAGAAAGTGTTAGCCCGCAGAAGATGGGTGAATAAAGGGGCCTGCCTTGCCCCGGGCCTCGGCTGCTTCAGTAGGGAGTGCCCTGTTTAAGCGTAATGGCCTCCAAGTTCCCAAAGGAGAGCCCATCTTCAGAGAGCTCAGGGGACTGAAGGGGTCCCAGTTCAAAGTCGACCGGCTTGCTGGGCCTCTTCAGAGCTCATCTATTCTCTGGTCAAGAAAGCCAGAAAAATAAAGGGGTAGGGCCTTCTGGGCCCTTCCACTTACAGTCTCTCTCACAGGAATACCCCTTTCTTCCCTCTGGACTCTGAATTCAAGTGGGGTGTGCACAGCGTATGAGGGGAGGAAGCGGCTCTTCCTAGGCCTGTCTTACCGCGTCTTCTTCCACCTGCTCAGGGGGCTCCTCGAGGTGTGGCCGCTCCACCACCGAGGGCTCCGTGCCCGTCCTCCACTCGTACACCGTGGAGTTCCCCCGCGTCTGCACAAACCGTAGCATCGGCAGCACCTGCTCTGTGGGGCTGCAACGGAGCAGGCAGCTGACCCTCCTGCTGCCCACTCACGAGGCCAGCACGGGCCCGGCCTCTCAAATGTCACGTGGGGAAAATACAAGTGGAGAAGAGAGCACAGCTGGGGAAGTAGCTCAACTGTCCCCCCCGCGCTGGGGAGAAACAGGCCCTCGGTACCTTTCGCACACAAACCCCACACAGGCCTGGTACAGGTCGATGGCTTCCCCCAGGGACTGGGCCGCCGCCCCAATCTCGGCCAACTGACTCGGCAGGTCCTTCACCAGGGCCAGCAGTTCCCTTTGGACGTTGTCCCCCTAGAGAGGATCCACGAGGTGGGCTCAGAGAGAAGTGGTGGGAAGCAGAACACAACAGACTAAAGAACacgcctggggcttccctggtggcgcagtggttgagagtccgcctgccgatgcaggggacatgggttcttgcccaggtctgggaggatcctacatgccgtggagcggccgggcccgtgagccatggccgctgagcctgcgcatctggagcctgtgctccgcaacaggagaggccacaacagtgagaggcccgcgtaccgcaaaaaaaaaatataataataaaaaataataataataaaataaagaacatgcCTGAAGATTAGAGACAGGCAAGAAAATGGCCTGAGAAGGGCCCCACCAGGCTGagagggaagcccttcccagaaGCAAAGGCGTCGGGCCCAGGAAGACAGACAGAGGCCCCAGGTGTCCGTCCTCCTGCCATGGCAAGAACCCGCTGCCCACTGTCGCGCTCACCGTGATGCCATACTGCTTGCACGAGTGGTAGAACTGCTCCCGCATCTCGGCAGCCCCCGCTTGGCCCTCCTCCTCCTTGCGGCTGTATTCTTGCTGCAGCTGCTGGCACTTGGCGATCTGCTTCTTCAGGGAGGGGATCTCGTAGGTGACGTTCCGAACCAGGAGGCTGGAGAGTTCCACTGAGAAAGGAGGGCCCAGGAAGTTCACCCTGGATCTGCACACCCTAAGGCAGGCGTGCCCCAAGGACACGCACAAACATACCCTAGTCGGGTGGCGAAGAGCCCGGGGGTGGCCTCCCAGCCCTTCCCCTTCCTGGCTGTGGAATCTAAGacagtcatttaacctctctaatcCAATCCTCAGCTATCAAACAGGAGCAATAGTAGTTATCGTGAAGATCAAGAGAGAGAATCCACATAAAACACAAGTACAATTCCTTGCATGTAGTAGGTGTTCGGTCAATATTAGCTATTATAACTATTTATACTATTAGAAAACACAACCCGAACTACAGTCGGCCCTTTAGTTACTCCCTCAGGCCCCCGATACAGCTCCCAGGACAACCCGTGTCTCTTGTGCTCAGTGGACAAGTCAGCCACCAGGAGGTGACTGGTGGAAGACCTGCACACACCTGCTTGGCAAATGCCCACGACCTGCCTGGTGGTCGTCCTCCCCCCAACACTCTTCGTGGAATTTATTTTCCCACCTCACAAACATCTACACCCCAGCCTCTTCCCCCACATGAACTGTGCCTCCTAGAAGCCCACTGTCTCAGAACGTGGGGAGTGGGCCTCCCCCATGGACATGGGGACTCCTGGGCTGGGCCACCTTACCTAGGTAGGTGTTGTCCTTCTCATATAGGGCTACAATCTCCTGCCAATcctaagaaaagaaacaggaagtgggCCTGAACAGCACTCAGCAGCCGCTGAGTGCATCCCAGCTCAGTCCCCCAGCCGGGGAGGCTCTCCCAGTCTCTGCATCACATCCAACTCCCCGTCCTCCTCCATAATGCTGGCTGGACCACCCACTTTATTTTAAGAGTGTGGTGCCAACAAGCGATCCCCAGAGCAAATGTAAACCCAGGGGTAGGATCTACTTTTGGCATAAACTGTGGGGACGGAGAGAAAGTGGGGGAGATATTCCAGGTAGGCGTCTCCACGGGATCCTCAGTGAGACCAGACAGGCTCTGCCCGCCTGGACTGGACCCTCCAGCTGCGTGTTACCACCGTCGCCCACACTTACCTTCATTCGCTGTGAAGAGTACtggccaaaaatattttttgtggaGGCTTCAGTGCCTTTGAGAAGCTCCACAATTCTTAGGCAGTGGAAGTAGTGAATGTCTGGAAAGCAAGGAAGAACAAAGACTTTGAGAATTACAGTGTCTTCACCACCCACTGTGGCCACCACGCATGGCTGACTCACGTATATGCTGGTAACTTTAGCAGGCATAGCTCTCCCCTTCATCCTTTTGTGTTGAAAGAAACAAGCATCTATACCCCCAAATAAAAACCTCTCTTTCTTTAGGAGTCAGCTCTATGGCTAAAGAAAAGGGAGCAGCTCAGCTGATATGTACCACCCCAGGAAAGGGGTGGGGTCCAGTAATGTAGCCCCAGAGCACTCACAGGATCCAGAGAGCAGCTGGGCGATCTCTTGGCTCTCTGGCATGTCCTGGATGGCGGCATTGATCTTCTCTCGGATGGTCAACACCAGACTCTGCCATTTCAGGTTGCAGTGCCTTCTGTCCACCAGCCAGTCTACAGGAGAAACACCCAAATCACAGCATTTCCATTCCCATGGCCAAAATTCCATCACTGATTCAAGTGAAATATGCTAAGGCATTGGCTAAAAGTTGTATTCATATTGGTTAAGGTGTGGGGGTCACGGGAAGATGGGAATGAAGACAGGCCCGAAGGGATGCTTGGGGCTAAAAAGACTCCAGCAACCTGACTTCATCCACAGTGTGACTTTTATAAAGCAACTACCTCAACACAGGGATAAAGTAAAACTCTAAATTGG
Above is a genomic segment from Mesoplodon densirostris isolate mMesDen1 chromosome 18, mMesDen1 primary haplotype, whole genome shotgun sequence containing:
- the CDK5RAP3 gene encoding CDK5 regulatory subunit-associated protein 3 — translated: MQDSRPVPRRVSLQDHQHVPIDIQTSKLLDWLVDRRHCNLKWQSLVLTIREKINAAIQDMPESQEIAQLLSGSYIHYFHCLRIVELLKGTEASTKNIFGQYSSQRMKDWQEIVALYEKDNTYLVELSSLLVRNVTYEIPSLKKQIAKCQQLQQEYSRKEEEGQAGAAEMREQFYHSCKQYGITGDNVQRELLALVKDLPSQLAEIGAAAQSLGEAIDLYQACVGFVCESPTEQVLPMLRFVQTRGNSTVYEWRTGTEPSVVERPHLEEPPEQVEEDAVDWGDFGVEVASEGAGSGLSGQAAGIDWGISLESDSKEAGGDEIDWGDAAAALQITVLEAGTQAPKGVARGPDALTLLEYPETRNQFIDELMELEIFLSQRAVEMSEEADILSVSQFQLAPAILQGQTKAKMVTMVSTLQDLIGRLTSLRMQHLFMILASPRYVDRVTELLQQKLKQSQLLALKKELMLQKQQEALREQAALEPKLDLLLEKTRELQKLIEADVSKSLQDGGGTARGPSQQETRLTGGRKAPRRNHHPDGCLGTHCTLCTKLF